TCGAACGCCGCCGCGAGATCGCGGGCATCCCGCAGCAGGAGGGGCACGACGCCTGAGTCGTCTTTCGAGCGGCTGTCCACAGACGGGTGAGCGAACGGTACGAAGCGGGCGGTCCGCCGCTACGCTGCCACGCATGATCCAGCTCACGGTCGACCCCGACGACCTCGAGGACGCGGTGACGGACATCCGGACGTCGGTCAAGAACCTCGAGGCATCGCTCGACGCGCTCGGTGCGGACATGAAGGTCCTCGAGGCCGCCTGGACCGGCGACGCGGCCGACGCGTTCCAGGCCAGGTACCGCTCGTGGGACTCCGACATGTCGCTCGCGATCGCGGACCTGACGGTCATCGGCGACCTGCTGTACCAGGCGTCGCTGTCCTACCAGGAGACCGAGGACGCCGTCATCGAGAGGTGCGCCTGATGAGCACACCCGCCGGCGGCCCCACGCCCGACATCGTCGCCGGGCTCGAGGCCTTCTCCCGGCGCGCCGAGGCGTCGCTCGCGCGGCTGCGCGACCTCCAGAGCCAGATCGACGCCATCGTGCCACCCCAGCTCCCGCACGCCGTGCACGCCGAGATGGACGCCGACGGGCTGCTCGTCGAGCTCACGATCCAGCAGGACCTGCCCGCCGACGAGCTCGAGCACGAGATCGGCCTGGCGATCACCGACGCCACCCGCCGCCGACCCGCCCCCGACGTGGCCAAGACGCAGGCGACCTTCCGGGCCGCCGCCCGCGGGGGCGACCTCGACCTCGGGCGGATCCTCGACCAGGTCCTCGGCGGACTGGACCCGAGCACCGAGCCCGCGGCGCACCGCAACGCGCGGAACACCGTCGAGGTGAGCGCGCAGGCCGGAGTCGTCCGGCGCGTGCGGTGCGACCACACCTGGCTCGCGAGCACGTCCCGCGCGGGCGTTGCCGCGGAGGTGCTCGCCACCGTCAACGAGGCGGTCACCGCCTCCACCACCCCGGGGAGGGCGTGACATGGCCGACGAGTTCTCCGTCGACACCGAGGCGCTGCGCACCGACGCGTCCACGTGGCGCGGCTGGCAGGACCGGCTGAACGACATCGGCAGCGCCGTGCCGACCGTGGGCGGCGAGCTCGACTTCCTCGCCTTCTCGATGCTGCCCGGCGCCGACCAGGTGCGCAGCGCCTACGCGTCGATCGCCGCCAGCCTCGCGGACCAGATCGCCACGGGCGCGACCGTGTTCGACGGCGTGGCGAACACGCTCACCGCCGTGTCCGACCTGTACGAGGACGCCGAGGCCGCCATCGTCGAGTCGTTCCGCACCCGATGAGCCCGACGCCCGACCACCCGACGCCCCGCTCGACGAGCGCGAACCCCCGAGGAGCTGCCCGTGCTGGGTCCTAGTGCCGAGCAGGTCGCCGACTTCATCGTCACCGGCTGCGACGGCCTCGAGAAGATGGTCCGGGCCAACGTCGCGGCCGCCCCCGCGCTGATCGACCGCGCACTCGACGCCGTGCGCGTCGGCTGGCCCGTCGGGCTCCCGTTGCCCGAGCCCGCCAAGGCCCTCCTGCAACGGCTCATCATGGAGGCCGTGCGCGAGTGCGCCGAGGTCATCTACGACGCGCTCGCCCTGTTCCGCGCGCTCGCACGGTCCGTGGGACGCCCGAGCCTGCTGCGGAGCGCCGCGGGTCGCCTCGACACCGACGTCATCGCGCGCGCCGCGTCGCTCGACGCCGACCTCATCCCCGCCAGCCTCAAGGCCGACGACCGCTCGGGCTGGGACTCCGTGGCGTCCGACAGCTACGACACGGCGATCACCGAGCAGAAGACGGCGGTCGGCTCGATCGACGACGTCGCACGCGGGCTGCGGGACGCGCTCAACGCCCTGGCGAACGACATCGAGGAGTTCTTCGACGAGCTCAAGATCGCGTTCATCTCGTACCTGCTGTGCGTCGCCGGGCTCGTCCTGGCGATCCTCACCGCGGTCGAGACGCTCGGAGTGGGTGCCGTCATCGGGCTCGTCGTCGCGGTGCTCAGCATCATCGTCGGCATCTACAGCCTCGTCTCTGCGTTCACCGGTGCGTCCGCGCACAACTCCGCGAACGCCGAGCGCCTCAAGACCACCCCCGCCCTGTCCTGGCCCAAGTCGGCCTTCGCGACATGAGCGGCCCGAGCGCACCCCCGCCCCCGCCGCCACCCGCCGGCTGGTACCCCGCCGACCGCCCCGGGTTCGAGCGCTGGTGGGACGGGTTCCGCTGGACGGACCACGTGCGCCCCTCCACGCCGCCGGTGCCTGCGGCGCCGGCCGGTCCGGCGGCAGGCCCTGCGACGGGACGGCCCACCGAGACGATCCAGCTCGAGCGGATCACGTGGGCCGGCGTCGCGTGGGGCGGCCACGGCGGCAGTGCGCTGTCCACCGGGTTCGGCGCACTGTTCGTGCTGATCTCCCTGCCCCCGCTGCTGTTCGCCCTCATGGAGGACGAGCTGTGGCGCGCGCTGTTCATGGTGGCGATCGCGCTGGTCCTGCTCGTCGGGGCCGCGGCGCTCTTCATCAACGCGCACTTCTGCCGCGTGATCGAGCAGCGACAGCGCGCCGCCTGGCCACCGCGCCCCTGACCGGCCTGGGACTGCGCGGCGCATGAATCACGTGAGTCCAGCAGGGTGGTACCCGCATCCAGCCACCGGCACGCCCTCGTGGTGGGACGGTCGCGGCTTCACTGCGCCGCCACCACCGCCCTCGGGCTGGTACCCGGCCGAGCCCAAGACCGAGCGCTGGTGGGACGGCGCCGGGTGGACACCTCACACCCGGCCGACGCTCGCTCACGACCGGATCCGGTGGGCCGGCATCCCGTGGGGCGGCCCCGGCGGGCCGGCGGCCCAGCTGGTGATCGCCGCGGTCTACTTCGCCCTCGGCCTCCTCCCCGCGCTCACGGCACTGCAGGCGCACTCGTCGTCGACGCGCCTTCGAGCCGCGACGCTTGCGTGCCTCGTGTTCACAGGCGCCGCGCTCATGGTGGTCAACGCGCACTTCTGCCGGATCATCGTGGAGCGGCGCCGGTGGGCGCCGGACGACCCGCGCGCTGCAGTGCCGCCCTCCTCGCCCGATCAGCTCGCGACGTCACCTCGGATGAGCTCGCGCGACCTCGAGTCCGTGAGGTGGGCGGGATTCGAGTGGGACATGGGTCGAGGGGCGCCCGCACTGTCGTTCATCCTGGGCGCCCTTCTCGTCGTCGTGTTCGCCCCGACGCTCGTCGTCACCACCATCGGCGGACTCGTGGTGCGCTCGTGGCTCAGCGTGGGAGTGGCCGCACTCACCACGCTTGCCGTCGTCGCGGTGGGGGCCGGCGCCTTCGTCGACGGTTGTGCGCGCGTCGTGCTCGAGCGGCGCCGACGCGCCGCACAGCTCGTCCGACCGGCGTCGGTCGGGAATCACCCGTCGTAGCGAGCCGCGAGCTCGGCGTCGCGGGTGCGGGTCAGGCCCGCGCGCAGGTCGTCGGGCGGCTGCTCGTCGGGACGGCGCTCGTCGGAACCGCGCGTGCGGACCCACGCGAGGGTGTCCCGGACGGTCTCGGACAGCGGTCGGGCATGGAGCCCCGCCGCGGTCGCGCGGGTGATGTCGACGTCGAGCAGGCCGCGCATCGTCGGGTCGTCGAGCCACAGGGGCAGGTCGGCCCACGCGCGCACGCCCTCTGCCGCGCGCTGCTCGTCGGACAGGACGACGGGCTCGAACGCGACCCCCGCCTCGTCGGCGATCGTGCGCAGCAGCACCTCGAACGGGACCGCGGGCGTGGCGGCGTTGAACGTGCCGGGCGTGCGGTCCGCGCCGAGGCGGACGAGCCAGTCGGCGAGGTCGCGCGCGTCGACCCACTGCACCGGTGCGTCCAGCGGCGGAGTCACGTGCGGGCCCGGCTCGCTCATGCGCACGACCCACGCGGTGAACCGGTCGGTCGGGTCGTGCGGGCC
The sequence above is a segment of the Cellulomonas palmilytica genome. Coding sequences within it:
- a CDS encoding WXG100 family type VII secretion target, coding for MIQLTVDPDDLEDAVTDIRTSVKNLEASLDALGADMKVLEAAWTGDAADAFQARYRSWDSDMSLAIADLTVIGDLLYQASLSYQETEDAVIERCA
- a CDS encoding DUF2510 domain-containing protein — protein: MSGPSAPPPPPPPAGWYPADRPGFERWWDGFRWTDHVRPSTPPVPAAPAGPAAGPATGRPTETIQLERITWAGVAWGGHGGSALSTGFGALFVLISLPPLLFALMEDELWRALFMVAIALVLLVGAAALFINAHFCRVIEQRQRAAWPPRP
- a CDS encoding DUF2510 domain-containing protein; this translates as MSPAGWYPHPATGTPSWWDGRGFTAPPPPPSGWYPAEPKTERWWDGAGWTPHTRPTLAHDRIRWAGIPWGGPGGPAAQLVIAAVYFALGLLPALTALQAHSSSTRLRAATLACLVFTGAALMVVNAHFCRIIVERRRWAPDDPRAAVPPSSPDQLATSPRMSSRDLESVRWAGFEWDMGRGAPALSFILGALLVVVFAPTLVVTTIGGLVVRSWLSVGVAALTTLAVVAVGAGAFVDGCARVVLERRRRAAQLVRPASVGNHPS
- a CDS encoding NAD-dependent epimerase/dehydratase family protein, which gives rise to MTTGGRALVLGGTKFLGVHLVEALLREGWDVTTFTRGRTNPHLFPQVTRLHGDRDDDVSALTAGEWDVVYDLSAYHPAQIHRTADALQDRTDHYVLVSTISVYADVAEPGVDEDAPLAALDGPVPETFEPELYGPLKALCEQAVAERFASHTIVRPSIIAGPHDPTDRFTAWVVRMSEPGPHVTPPLDAPVQWVDARDLADWLVRLGADRTPGTFNAATPAVPFEVLLRTIADEAGVAFEPVVLSDEQRAAEGVRAWADLPLWLDDPTMRGLLDVDITRATAAGLHARPLSETVRDTLAWVRTRGSDERRPDEQPPDDLRAGLTRTRDAELAARYDG